One window of the Klebsiella oxytoca genome contains the following:
- a CDS encoding arsenic transporter, producing the protein MLLAGGIFLLTLVLVIWQPGGLSIGWSASIGAVLALVVGVIHIDDIPVVWNIVWNATAAFIAVIIISLLLDESGFFEWAALHVSRWGSGSGRMLFTWIILLGAAVAALFANDGAALILTPIVIAMLLALGFSKGTTLAFVMAAGFIADIASLPLIVSNLVNIVSADFFALGFTQYAFVMVPVDLAAITATLIVLHLFFRRDIPATYDVSLLKKPAIAIRDPATFRAGWIILLLLLAGFFVLEPMGIPVSAIAAAGAAVLLVVAKRSHVINTGKVLRGAPWQIVIFSLGMYLVVYGLRNAGLTEYLSGVLNMLADKGLWAATFGTGLLTAFLSSVMNNMPTVLIGALSIDGSAATGVVKEAMIYANVIGCDLGPKITPIGSLATLLWLHVLAQKNMTITWGYYFRTGIIMTLPVLFVTLAALAWRLSAIL; encoded by the coding sequence ATGCTGCTGGCCGGGGGGATCTTTTTACTGACGCTGGTACTGGTTATCTGGCAGCCCGGAGGACTTAGTATCGGCTGGAGCGCAAGTATCGGAGCCGTGCTGGCTCTGGTCGTGGGAGTCATCCATATTGATGATATCCCCGTTGTCTGGAATATCGTCTGGAATGCGACAGCGGCGTTTATCGCAGTAATCATCATTAGCCTGCTGCTCGATGAATCCGGGTTCTTTGAGTGGGCGGCGTTGCACGTCTCGCGCTGGGGGAGCGGCAGCGGCAGGATGCTATTTACCTGGATAATATTGCTGGGTGCAGCGGTTGCTGCGCTTTTTGCCAACGATGGTGCGGCCCTGATCCTGACCCCGATTGTGATAGCGATGCTGCTTGCGCTGGGGTTCAGCAAAGGCACGACGCTGGCCTTTGTGATGGCCGCTGGATTTATCGCCGATATCGCCAGTCTGCCGCTGATTGTCTCTAATCTGGTCAATATCGTCTCTGCCGATTTCTTCGCCCTGGGCTTTACGCAATACGCCTTCGTTATGGTCCCTGTAGATCTGGCAGCCATCACAGCCACGCTTATCGTACTGCATCTTTTTTTCCGCAGGGATATCCCGGCAACATATGACGTTTCACTCCTGAAGAAGCCGGCGATTGCCATTAGGGATCCAGCGACGTTCAGAGCGGGATGGATTATTCTGCTGCTGCTTCTGGCCGGATTCTTTGTCCTGGAGCCGATGGGGATCCCAGTCAGCGCGATAGCAGCCGCTGGCGCAGCGGTATTGTTGGTAGTAGCGAAGAGAAGCCATGTCATCAATACCGGGAAAGTGCTGCGCGGTGCGCCCTGGCAGATTGTGATTTTCTCACTCGGTATGTACCTGGTCGTGTATGGCCTGCGCAACGCGGGGCTCACAGAGTATCTGTCTGGCGTCCTGAATATGCTGGCTGATAAGGGATTATGGGCTGCTACGTTTGGTACCGGCTTACTGACGGCTTTCCTGTCGTCGGTAATGAACAATATGCCGACGGTGCTGATTGGCGCCTTGTCGATTGACGGAAGTGCGGCGACCGGTGTCGTAAAAGAGGCGATGATTTATGCCAATGTAATTGGCTGCGATTTGGGCCCGAAAATCACCCCGATTGGCAGTCTGGCCACCCTGCTTTGGCTACATGTGCTGGCGCAGAAAAATATGACCATCACCTGGGGATATTACTTCCGCACCGGCATTATCATGACCCTGCCCGTGCTGTTTGTTACGCTGGCCGCGCTGGCGTGGCGGCTCTCTGCCATTTTGTAA
- the arsC gene encoding glutaredoxin-dependent arsenate reductase, with protein sequence MSNITIYHNPACGTSRNALEMIRNSGNEPTIIYYLETPPSREELRKLISDMGITARALLRKNVEPYEQLGLDKDNFSDAQLVDFMHKYPILINRPVVVTPSGTRLCRPSEAVLDILPDGQKGSFTKEDGERVIDQAGRRVE encoded by the coding sequence ATGAGCAACATTACCATCTATCACAATCCGGCCTGCGGCACTTCCCGTAACGCGCTGGAAATGATTCGCAACAGCGGTAACGAACCGACCATCATTTATTATCTCGAGACGCCACCGAGCCGCGAGGAGCTTAGAAAGCTTATTTCAGATATGGGAATTACGGCACGTGCGTTACTACGAAAGAACGTAGAACCATACGAGCAACTGGGTCTTGATAAAGACAATTTCTCTGATGCGCAATTGGTCGACTTTATGCACAAGTATCCGATCCTGATTAACCGTCCTGTCGTCGTTACGCCGTCAGGGACGCGCCTTTGTCGCCCCTCGGAAGCGGTACTGGATATTTTACCTGATGGTCAGAAAGGCTCTTTCACTAAAGAAGATGGCGAAAGAGTCATTGACCAGGCCGGGAGGCGGGTTGAGTAA